Part of the Bacteriovorax stolpii genome, TCGACCGGAGCTTTTTTAAAGATGAGGTAATTCCCCCAATGGAAAGTGGGGTTACTTAATGTTTTGACCACGATGTAGCTTTCGCGCTCAATGATCTCACTTTCATTTCTGGCAAAGATCATATTTGTTCGAAGTGAAAGTGAGTTGAGTTTCATTGTGTACCTTGTGTTTATTACGCCCACATATCTGTGTATTCGATAAGTTTTGACGTGATTCCTTTTTCAGAAAGCGAGTGACCAGCATCACCAATAATGTGCAGTTCGGCTTCAGGGAAAGCGCGATGAAGCGCCCAGGCACTGTCGGCCGGGCATACGACATCGTAGCGCCCTTGGACGATAACCGTTTTGATCTTTCTGATTTTATCGACGTTATTTAAAAGGAAATTGTCTTCAGTGAAAAAACCTTTATTCGTGAAGTAGTGGCATTCGATGCGAGCAAAAGCATCGGCAAATTCATCTTCACCAAAACGAGAAGCTGCTTCAGCATCGTACATAAGTTTTGATGTTGAGCCTTCCCAAACTGACCAGGCATGAGCAGCTGATTTTCTCACTGCTGCATCCGGAGATGTTAAGCGTTTATAGTAAGCTGTAACGAAATCGTGGCGTTCATTTTCAGGAATAGGCTTAACGTATTCTTCCCAAAGATCAGGAAAGATTTTCGAGCACCCTTCCTGGTAAAACCAGTCGATCTCTTTTTTTCTAAGCAGGAAGATTCCACGCAGGAAGAGCTCCGAGCATTTTTCCGGGTGAGTGATCGAGTAAGAAAGAGCGAGAGTTGATCCCCATGAACCACCGAAGACGGCCCACTTGGAAATATTTAAGTGAGTTCTTAGTTTTTCAATGTCGGATACTAAATCCCAAGTGGTGTTGTCCTTTAGCTCAGCAAAAGGAGTGCTTTTTCCACAACCTCTTTGATCAAATAAAACGATTCTCCATTTTTTTGGATCGAAGTAACGACGGTAATTAGCAATCAGTCCGCCACCTGGGCCTCCGTGAAGAAAAACCACAGGTTTTCCATTTGGGTTTCCTGCTTCTTCAAAATAAAGAGTATGGAGATCAGAAACTTTTAAAAAGCCTGTGTTATAGGGTTCAATTTCTGGATACATTTCTTTCATGATATTTCCTTTTAATTCAAAATTGATGAGGGTATTCTAGCCTAGATGCAGACACAAATCGAAGCATTTATTCTTACTGGAAGTAGTTTTGATCTGGAGAATCGCCAGATTTTAAAACTTTACGGACAGTCCAATCAAGGCTCATTTCTTGTCACGATTGATCAATTCCAGAATTATTTTTTTGTGGAAAGCAAAAATGCGACCTCTTACAGAAGTCTCGATGGTTTTTGGGTAGAGAAAGTCCTGTGTCAGAATCAGGCCGACCTGAAAACAAAACGACAAAAATTTGAAAGCGATGGGCTTAGGACTTTTGAGGCCGATGTTAAAGCAGTTGATCGTTTTTTGATGGATAAACGCATTTATGCTCAGGTGAAAATTGAAGGAGAGGCAAAACTCGTCAATGGACTTCTGACTTTCAA contains:
- the pip gene encoding prolyl aminopeptidase produces the protein MKEMYPEIEPYNTGFLKVSDLHTLYFEEAGNPNGKPVVFLHGGPGGGLIANYRRYFDPKKWRIVLFDQRGCGKSTPFAELKDNTTWDLVSDIEKLRTHLNISKWAVFGGSWGSTLALSYSITHPEKCSELFLRGIFLLRKKEIDWFYQEGCSKIFPDLWEEYVKPIPENERHDFVTAYYKRLTSPDAAVRKSAAHAWSVWEGSTSKLMYDAEAASRFGEDEFADAFARIECHYFTNKGFFTEDNFLLNNVDKIRKIKTVIVQGRYDVVCPADSAWALHRAFPEAELHIIGDAGHSLSEKGITSKLIEYTDMWA